In Chryseobacterium gleum, a single genomic region encodes these proteins:
- a CDS encoding helicase HerA-like domain-containing protein: MADKAKFIEELNARYTPKGEHIILGKGMLDGQVVPEVNVTIPLKTINRHGLIAGATGTGKTKTLQVFAEQLSHAGIPSLVLDIKGDFSGIAEAGQMNPVIEERYAKTQLPYNPQGFPVELMSISGGKGVKLRATVTEFGPVLLSKILELNDTQQSIMSIVFKYCDDKGLPLIDLNDLKKVLQYVTDNAQGKAELAANYGSIAPASLGAILRSIVALEQQGAAGFFGELSFDVQDLLETRDGKGVVNILRVSDIQNKPQLFSTFMLSLFAEIYMTFPEEGDSGKPKLVLFIDEAHLIFDEASKALLSQIETMVKLIRSKGVGIYFITQIPGDVPENVLSQLGLKIQHALRGFTAKDKKEITKAVENYPTTEYYDASSLIQNLGIGEAFVTALDEKGIPTPLVHTYLISPESRMDILSEAEISELTAQSALVAKYEQAIDRESAYEMLTNRMEQAAQNPSPTQKTRPVKEEPGMFEQVLQSKAGRTFTNTLMREGAKAILGMFGLGGRRR; this comes from the coding sequence ATGGCAGACAAAGCAAAATTTATTGAAGAGTTAAATGCTAGATATACTCCGAAAGGAGAACACATTATATTAGGAAAAGGAATGCTTGACGGACAAGTGGTTCCCGAGGTGAATGTAACAATCCCTTTGAAAACAATTAACCGCCATGGTCTTATTGCCGGAGCAACAGGAACTGGTAAGACAAAGACACTACAGGTATTTGCAGAACAGCTTTCCCATGCAGGAATTCCTTCATTGGTCCTTGATATCAAAGGTGACTTCTCCGGAATTGCAGAAGCAGGACAAATGAATCCTGTTATTGAAGAAAGATACGCTAAAACACAGCTTCCATACAATCCGCAGGGATTTCCGGTAGAGCTGATGAGTATTTCCGGAGGGAAAGGCGTAAAATTAAGAGCTACTGTTACAGAATTTGGTCCTGTTTTATTAAGCAAAATCCTTGAGCTTAATGATACTCAGCAAAGCATTATGTCTATTGTCTTCAAATACTGTGATGATAAAGGTCTTCCTTTGATTGATCTTAATGATTTGAAGAAAGTATTACAGTATGTAACAGATAATGCACAGGGAAAAGCCGAGCTTGCAGCCAATTATGGATCTATCGCACCAGCTTCTCTCGGAGCGATCTTAAGGTCAATTGTAGCCCTGGAACAACAGGGTGCAGCCGGATTCTTTGGCGAATTAAGTTTTGATGTTCAGGATTTACTGGAAACAAGAGACGGAAAAGGAGTTGTCAATATTTTAAGAGTATCAGATATTCAGAATAAGCCTCAGCTTTTTTCAACATTTATGCTTTCGCTTTTTGCCGAAATTTATATGACTTTCCCGGAAGAAGGAGACAGTGGAAAACCAAAACTTGTATTATTCATTGATGAAGCGCACCTTATTTTTGATGAAGCTTCAAAAGCCCTTCTTTCACAAATTGAAACGATGGTAAAGCTGATCCGTTCCAAAGGAGTGGGGATCTACTTCATTACTCAGATTCCAGGAGATGTGCCTGAAAATGTGCTTTCTCAGTTAGGACTGAAAATACAGCATGCACTGAGAGGCTTTACGGCAAAAGATAAAAAAGAAATCACCAAAGCTGTTGAAAATTATCCTACAACAGAATATTATGATGCCTCCAGCCTTATTCAGAATTTAGGGATTGGAGAGGCATTTGTAACGGCTTTGGATGAAAAAGGAATACCTACACCATTGGTTCATACCTATCTGATCTCTCCCGAGTCAAGAATGGATATTTTGAGCGAGGCAGAAATCTCTGAACTTACAGCTCAGTCAGCACTTGTTGCCAAATACGAGCAGGCTATTGACAGAGAATCTGCTTATGAAATGCTTACGAACAGAATGGAGCAGGCTGCACAAAACCCATCACCAACACAAAAAACGAGACCGGTAAAAGAAGAACCTGGAATGTTTGAACAGGTATTACAGAGTAAAGCGGGCCGTACCTTTACCAATACATTAATGCGAGAAGGAGCAAAAGCGATCCTCGGAATGTTTGGTCTGGGAGGCAGAAGAAGATAA
- a CDS encoding MBL fold metallo-hydrolase, with product MKIEQIYTGCLAQGAYYIVSENEAAIIDPLREVKPYLDRLEKDNVTLKYIFETHFHADFVSGHLDLSKKTGAPIVYGPTAAPEFEAIIADDNQIFEIGKVKIKVLHTPGHTMESSTYLLIDENGVETAIFTGDTLFLGDVGRPDLAQKATNLTQEDLAGILYDSLQSKIMPLDDSITVYPAHGAGSACGKNMQKETVDILGNQKKTNYALNQPDKASFIREVLDGLTAPPKYFGMNVALNKGGYESLDVVMNKGLHPVEPEDFEAVAEETGALILDTRGPADFHKGFVPNSINIGLKGDFAPWVGTLIVDVKHPLLLVTDEGTEEEVITRLSRVGFDNVVGYLKGGFESWKNAGKETDEIRRISPAEFAEQFTEDATVIDVRKLTEYSAEHIDNAYNKPLDAISDWARTIDDSEHFFLHCAGGYRSMIAASILNSHGIRNFTEVEGGFNGIKKTEKFPTSDFVCQSKTF from the coding sequence ATGAAAATTGAACAAATATATACGGGCTGTCTGGCTCAGGGTGCCTATTATATTGTATCAGAGAATGAAGCTGCCATTATTGATCCTTTAAGAGAGGTTAAACCTTACTTGGATCGTCTGGAAAAAGACAATGTCACTTTAAAATATATTTTTGAAACCCACTTCCATGCAGACTTTGTATCAGGACATTTGGATTTAAGCAAGAAAACTGGTGCTCCGATTGTTTATGGACCTACAGCGGCTCCTGAATTTGAAGCTATTATTGCAGATGATAATCAGATTTTTGAAATTGGGAAAGTAAAAATAAAGGTTTTGCACACTCCTGGTCACACCATGGAAAGCAGCACTTACCTTTTAATAGATGAAAATGGTGTTGAAACAGCAATCTTTACAGGTGACACGTTGTTTTTAGGTGATGTCGGAAGGCCTGATCTTGCACAGAAGGCAACCAACCTTACGCAGGAAGATCTTGCAGGTATTCTTTATGACAGTCTTCAGAGCAAAATCATGCCATTGGATGACAGCATCACGGTTTACCCGGCTCATGGAGCAGGTTCTGCCTGCGGAAAGAATATGCAGAAGGAAACGGTAGATATTTTAGGAAACCAAAAGAAAACCAATTACGCCCTTAACCAACCGGATAAAGCATCTTTCATCAGAGAGGTTCTTGATGGTTTAACAGCACCACCGAAATATTTCGGAATGAATGTCGCATTAAACAAGGGAGGTTATGAAAGCCTTGATGTTGTAATGAACAAAGGACTGCATCCTGTTGAACCGGAAGATTTTGAAGCCGTAGCGGAAGAGACAGGAGCATTAATTTTAGATACGAGAGGACCTGCAGACTTTCATAAAGGCTTTGTTCCCAATTCCATCAATATTGGGCTGAAAGGAGACTTCGCTCCATGGGTAGGAACTCTTATTGTTGACGTGAAACACCCTCTGTTACTGGTAACCGATGAAGGAACTGAAGAAGAAGTTATTACCAGACTGAGCAGAGTAGGATTTGATAATGTAGTAGGCTACCTGAAAGGAGGATTTGAAAGCTGGAAAAATGCAGGGAAGGAAACTGATGAGATCAGAAGAATTTCCCCTGCTGAATTTGCAGAACAGTTTACTGAAGATGCTACAGTAATTGATGTAAGAAAACTGACTGAATACTCGGCCGAACACATTGACAACGCATACAATAAGCCATTAGATGCCATCAGTGACTGGGCACGTACTATTGATGACTCTGAACATTTCTTCCTTCATTGTGCAGGCGGATACAGAAGCATGATTGCAGCAAGTATTCTTAACTCACACGGTATCAGGAATTTTACTGAAGTAGAAGGAGGTTTTAACGGGATAAAAAAAACGGAAAAATTCCCTACTTCGGATTTTGTATGCCAGTCCAAAACTTTTTAA
- a CDS encoding thioredoxin family protein, whose product MSQKFQEIIDSERPVLIDFFATWCQPCKVQSSVLNTVKENIGEGARIIKVDVDQYPALAAQYGVRGVPTLAIFKKGELLWKESGVHDVNTLTKLLQEYA is encoded by the coding sequence ATGTCACAAAAATTTCAGGAAATCATTGATTCCGAAAGACCCGTACTTATCGATTTTTTCGCCACATGGTGCCAGCCTTGTAAAGTGCAGTCTTCGGTATTAAATACTGTAAAAGAAAATATCGGCGAAGGTGCCAGAATCATAAAAGTAGATGTAGATCAGTATCCTGCCTTAGCCGCTCAATATGGAGTACGTGGAGTACCTACACTGGCAATTTTCAAAAAAGGAGAATTATTATGGAAGGAAAGTGGTGTACATGACGTAAATACACTCACCAAACTTTTACAAGAATATGCTTAA
- a CDS encoding nitrilase family protein, whose product MKVAGLNLDIIWKNKTENFKLIENELQHVEADLFLLPEMFSTGFCMDAAEVSDRNDETLEFLKKISKEKNAAFCGSAPVEQGGNFYNRMYFVKPDGDISFYDKRHLFSFSGEDKVYTPGNERVIVEYHGIRFLLQVCYDLRFPVFARNNDDYDAVLYVANWPEKRVGAWEHLLKARAIENLSFVFGLNRIGTDGNNLFYQESSHCFFADGKEISRKQGNLVSAELNMNELKDFRTHFQFLNDRDSFSIKF is encoded by the coding sequence ATGAAAGTTGCAGGGCTTAATTTAGATATCATCTGGAAAAATAAAACTGAAAATTTTAAACTCATAGAAAACGAGCTTCAGCATGTTGAAGCTGATCTGTTTCTTCTGCCTGAAATGTTTTCGACAGGTTTCTGTATGGATGCTGCTGAAGTGTCAGACAGAAATGACGAAACCCTGGAATTCCTGAAAAAGATCTCAAAAGAAAAAAATGCTGCATTCTGTGGAAGTGCTCCAGTAGAGCAGGGCGGGAATTTTTATAACAGGATGTATTTTGTAAAGCCTGACGGTGATATTTCTTTTTATGACAAAAGACATTTGTTTTCCTTTTCGGGAGAAGATAAAGTGTATACTCCGGGAAATGAAAGGGTAATTGTTGAATATCATGGAATTCGGTTTTTGCTTCAGGTTTGCTATGATCTGCGCTTTCCTGTTTTTGCAAGAAATAATGATGATTATGATGCTGTTTTGTATGTTGCCAACTGGCCTGAGAAAAGAGTAGGAGCATGGGAACATCTGTTGAAAGCAAGAGCAATTGAAAATTTGTCTTTTGTATTTGGCTTAAACAGGATCGGAACAGATGGAAATAATCTGTTTTATCAGGAAAGCTCTCACTGCTTCTTTGCTGATGGAAAAGAAATTTCCCGAAAGCAGGGCAATCTTGTATCCGCAGAATTAAATATGAATGAATTGAAAGATTTCAGAACGCATTTCCAGTTTCTGAATGACCGGGATTCTTTTTCTATTAAATTTTAG
- a CDS encoding DUF6646 family protein — MKKLFFMVMIFFFGAMANAQAWTGKGDQKIQLGLSAWGYGTGITGTYDYGLNQLISVGAGINGYFDNYKNNDKDNRVFVFGRLNFHLQEALNLPSKWDIYPGVDLGVVGKDFGVGAHIGARYFFTDKIGVFAEVGNNGSLGVSFNL; from the coding sequence ATGAAGAAATTGTTTTTTATGGTAATGATCTTCTTTTTTGGTGCAATGGCTAATGCCCAGGCATGGACAGGCAAAGGGGATCAGAAGATACAACTGGGGCTGAGCGCCTGGGGATATGGAACCGGAATAACGGGAACTTATGACTATGGACTCAATCAACTTATTTCAGTAGGAGCCGGGATCAATGGCTACTTTGACAATTATAAAAACAACGATAAGGATAACCGCGTTTTTGTTTTCGGAAGACTGAACTTTCATTTGCAGGAAGCATTGAATCTACCATCAAAATGGGATATTTACCCAGGAGTAGACCTTGGAGTTGTTGGAAAAGATTTCGGAGTAGGCGCTCACATCGGAGCCAGATACTTCTTCACGGATAAAATAGGAGTATTTGCCGAAGTAGGTAATAACGGCAGCCTTGGGGTTTCTTTCAATTTATAA
- the rseP gene encoding RIP metalloprotease RseP yields the protein MEIAIKLFQFILSISILVLLHELGHFLPAIWFKTRAEKFFLFFDPYFSIFSMKKINGKWQYKFLSKNLPDSEVIEVNGKKEEVPVDISKLPDNDWRKHPEQTKYGIGWLPFGGYVKIAGMVDESMNTAQMKKPAEPWEFRSKPAWQRLIIMLGGVTVNFFLAWLIYSCLSFFNGETYTDITKFSNGIEATAAGKKMGFQNGDKIISVDGKPAERLENTSINILLGDHVTVLRNGQEVTFPVNADGVADVLKQREAKLYITPRVSMVVDSLATPSSQASGLTKGDKIVGINGKKAVFFDEVSTLLSENKGKTVSVDVERNGALQTLPAVSVDKNGKLGIAIDTKSIAKSIVTNKKYSFGEAIPRGFTRTIEALTTQVKQFKIMFNSKVQGYKNVGGPIAIVKNMPVDKDADGSFKINWVAFWSFTAMFSVWLAFLNLIPIPGLDGGHVLFTLYEIIVGKPVPQKVLGKRTDDRGYLPVRIDVTDLWKRHLQGIYREIIIFLKIFLKNICRV from the coding sequence ATGGAAATAGCAATCAAACTTTTTCAGTTCATTCTGAGCATCTCTATACTTGTGCTTCTTCATGAGCTTGGGCATTTTTTACCGGCAATATGGTTCAAGACCAGAGCAGAGAAATTTTTCCTGTTTTTTGATCCTTATTTCTCCATATTCTCCATGAAGAAAATCAACGGAAAATGGCAGTATAAATTCTTATCAAAGAATCTGCCGGATTCTGAAGTAATAGAGGTTAACGGAAAGAAGGAAGAAGTTCCTGTCGATATATCTAAACTTCCGGACAATGACTGGAGAAAACACCCTGAGCAAACCAAATATGGAATCGGATGGCTTCCTTTCGGAGGATACGTAAAAATTGCGGGAATGGTGGATGAAAGTATGAATACTGCCCAAATGAAAAAACCGGCAGAACCATGGGAATTCAGATCAAAACCGGCATGGCAGAGGCTTATTATTATGCTAGGTGGGGTTACTGTTAACTTTTTCCTTGCATGGTTAATCTACAGCTGTCTTTCATTCTTCAACGGTGAAACGTACACAGATATTACAAAATTCAGCAACGGTATTGAGGCTACTGCCGCAGGAAAGAAAATGGGCTTCCAGAATGGTGACAAAATCATCAGTGTAGATGGAAAACCGGCAGAAAGGCTTGAAAACACATCAATCAATATTCTTTTGGGAGATCATGTTACTGTACTGAGAAACGGCCAGGAAGTTACATTCCCGGTAAATGCTGATGGTGTGGCTGATGTTCTTAAACAAAGAGAGGCAAAACTATACATCACTCCAAGAGTCTCTATGGTAGTTGATTCATTGGCAACTCCTTCTTCTCAAGCTTCAGGATTGACAAAAGGAGATAAAATTGTAGGAATCAACGGTAAAAAAGCCGTATTTTTTGATGAAGTAAGCACTCTTCTGAGTGAAAATAAAGGAAAAACAGTTTCTGTTGATGTTGAAAGAAACGGAGCTTTACAGACATTACCGGCAGTTTCTGTTGACAAAAACGGAAAACTTGGTATTGCCATTGATACAAAAAGTATTGCAAAATCTATCGTAACCAATAAAAAATATTCTTTCGGAGAAGCTATTCCAAGAGGATTCACGAGAACTATTGAGGCTTTAACAACTCAGGTTAAGCAGTTCAAAATCATGTTCAACTCTAAAGTTCAGGGGTATAAAAATGTAGGAGGTCCTATTGCGATTGTAAAGAATATGCCTGTAGATAAAGATGCTGACGGAAGCTTTAAAATCAACTGGGTAGCTTTCTGGAGCTTTACTGCCATGTTCTCCGTATGGTTGGCATTCCTAAACCTGATTCCTATCCCGGGGCTTGATGGCGGACACGTTTTATTTACATTATATGAAATTATTGTAGGCAAACCGGTTCCTCAGAAAGTTTTGGGAAAACGCACAGATGATCGGGGTTATCTTCCTGTTAGGATTGATGTTACTGATCTTTGGAAGCGACATCTTCAAGGTATTTACAGGGAAATTATAATTTTTTTAAAAATTTTTCTGAAAAATATTTGTAGGGTATAA
- a CDS encoding S41 family peptidase, which translates to MKKTIISLFTAFSMIGISAQEKSYFLSSPSLSPDGKTAYFSYDGDIWRVDSNGGNASRITALDGEEINPRVSPDGKWLAFSSNQYGNYDLYVMPSEGGTIKQLTFHTGKDEIENWSWDSKTIYFTSNRNNNFGSFKTTIEGKTPQKLFNNYFNNTNGLAETPAGEYLFTSSSESAHQVQRKRYKGENNPDILGYNPKNNTFKQYTNYEGKDFNPSVDKNGIIYFISDENNGEYNLYKIEGGKKTALTQFDTSIKKPFVSADGTKIIFEKDYQLYTYDVASKKTRLLNVNLNTNKTLEKEQNFNVENNISYYDVSPDGKKMAFISRGILFVSDVEGKFAQQVTDGKERAMEVKWLKDNRTLLYNQTYNGYQNWFTVSADGKGQPKQLTQDLRNNRSITLNNDLSKAVYLSGRDEVRLLDLKDFNSTTIVKDEIWAFQNSRPSFSPNNEYVLFSAKRNFELDIFIYNIKKGQTLNLTNTGVSEEDPVWSPNGKYIYFASDRTNPSYPLGMQKSNIYRMALDWFDEPFKSEKFDNLFIEEKKEAKPSDTAKDTKDKKNKKEEDKDKEKKEEKEKEPVIKELKVNPEDTLDRIELVTDRYGYQDDPAVFADDKKEILLFNSNQDNGKRQLFKKVFTDFEPAKSEKVFDKAAYYLTKNDKNLFALIEGNIYKTTVSALKPEKINIQYSFDKDLASEFTQMYAEAWTGVEENFYDEKFHGIDWKAKKEQYAKYLPYVHNRNDLRILLNDLLGELNSSHTGFSSSGKEEAMFLNYFTNETGIIFKKDQPYMVESILRKSPAFRTGVDIKPGDQLIAVNGKKVDPDENRETYFTTPKKQEELVLTFSRGGKNITSKVHPISNGELKSLLYDDWIYNNHQRVDKLSNNRIAYSCMKNMSTDELDRFLLDMVEQENRKDAVILDLRYNTGGNVHDKVLNFLSQRPYLQWKYREGKITTQPNFAPSGKPIVLLINEASLSDAEMTAAGFKALKLGKIIGQDTYRWIIFTSAKGLVDGSSYRLPAWGTYTLDGQNLEKTGVKPDIYVKNTFMDRLQNNDPQLERAVQEILKDLKK; encoded by the coding sequence ATGAAGAAAACTATTATTTCGTTATTCACAGCATTTTCTATGATCGGGATTTCAGCACAGGAAAAATCTTATTTCTTATCGAGTCCTTCGTTGAGCCCTGATGGCAAGACTGCTTATTTTTCTTATGACGGCGACATCTGGAGGGTAGATTCCAACGGAGGAAACGCCTCAAGGATTACCGCTCTGGACGGCGAGGAAATCAATCCCCGCGTTTCTCCGGATGGAAAATGGCTCGCATTCAGTTCCAACCAATACGGAAATTATGATCTTTATGTAATGCCTTCAGAAGGCGGAACAATCAAACAGCTGACGTTTCATACCGGAAAAGATGAAATAGAAAACTGGTCCTGGGACAGCAAAACAATTTACTTTACTTCCAACAGAAATAATAATTTCGGAAGTTTTAAAACCACGATTGAAGGGAAAACCCCACAGAAGCTTTTCAACAATTATTTTAACAATACGAATGGTCTCGCAGAAACTCCTGCGGGTGAATATCTTTTCACAAGTTCATCTGAAAGCGCCCATCAGGTACAGCGTAAGCGTTATAAAGGAGAAAACAATCCCGACATCTTAGGATACAACCCAAAAAATAATACGTTTAAGCAGTACACCAACTATGAAGGAAAGGATTTTAATCCAAGTGTAGATAAAAACGGTATTATTTATTTTATTTCGGATGAGAATAACGGAGAATACAATCTTTATAAAATTGAAGGTGGTAAAAAAACAGCTTTAACCCAATTTGATACTTCTATTAAAAAACCTTTTGTATCAGCAGACGGCACTAAAATTATTTTTGAAAAAGATTATCAACTTTACACTTACGATGTAGCCTCAAAAAAAACGAGACTTCTTAACGTTAATCTGAATACCAATAAAACACTGGAGAAAGAACAGAACTTCAATGTGGAAAATAATATTTCTTATTATGATGTATCCCCGGATGGTAAGAAAATGGCTTTTATAAGCCGCGGTATCTTATTTGTTTCTGATGTCGAGGGAAAATTCGCACAACAGGTTACTGATGGGAAAGAACGTGCTATGGAAGTAAAATGGCTGAAAGACAACCGTACTTTGCTTTATAATCAGACCTATAACGGATATCAGAACTGGTTTACTGTTTCTGCAGATGGGAAAGGTCAGCCTAAGCAACTCACTCAGGATTTACGAAATAATCGCAGCATAACGCTAAACAATGATCTTTCAAAAGCGGTTTACTTAAGCGGTCGTGATGAAGTAAGATTGCTGGATTTGAAAGATTTTAACTCAACGACTATTGTAAAAGACGAAATCTGGGCATTCCAAAACTCAAGACCCTCTTTTTCGCCCAATAATGAATATGTTTTGTTTTCAGCGAAACGAAATTTTGAGCTTGATATCTTCATCTATAACATCAAAAAAGGACAGACTCTCAACCTTACCAATACCGGTGTCTCAGAAGAAGATCCTGTGTGGTCGCCTAATGGCAAATACATTTATTTCGCCAGTGACAGAACCAATCCGTCCTACCCTTTAGGAATGCAGAAGTCTAATATTTACAGAATGGCTTTGGATTGGTTTGACGAGCCTTTTAAGTCAGAAAAATTCGACAACCTTTTCATTGAAGAAAAAAAGGAAGCAAAACCTTCCGACACAGCCAAAGACACCAAAGACAAAAAAAATAAAAAAGAGGAAGACAAGGACAAAGAAAAGAAGGAAGAGAAAGAAAAAGAGCCGGTAATAAAAGAATTGAAAGTTAATCCTGAAGATACACTGGACAGAATTGAACTGGTTACCGACCGTTATGGATATCAGGACGACCCTGCTGTTTTTGCAGATGACAAAAAAGAGATTCTGCTATTTAACTCCAACCAGGATAACGGAAAAAGGCAGCTTTTCAAAAAGGTGTTTACTGATTTTGAACCTGCCAAATCTGAAAAAGTCTTTGATAAAGCAGCTTACTACCTGACCAAAAATGATAAAAATCTATTTGCCCTGATTGAAGGAAATATTTATAAAACAACTGTATCAGCCTTAAAACCTGAAAAAATAAACATCCAATATAGTTTTGATAAAGATTTAGCTTCCGAATTTACCCAGATGTATGCTGAAGCATGGACAGGTGTTGAGGAAAACTTCTACGATGAAAAATTTCATGGAATTGACTGGAAAGCAAAAAAAGAACAGTACGCGAAATATCTTCCGTATGTACACAACAGAAATGATCTGCGAATTTTACTCAATGATCTTTTAGGCGAGCTTAATTCTTCGCATACAGGATTTTCTTCATCCGGAAAAGAAGAGGCAATGTTCCTGAACTATTTTACCAACGAAACGGGGATTATCTTCAAAAAAGACCAGCCTTATATGGTAGAAAGTATCCTAAGAAAATCTCCTGCCTTCCGCACCGGTGTTGATATTAAACCAGGAGACCAGCTGATTGCAGTCAACGGAAAAAAGGTTGATCCTGATGAAAACCGGGAAACTTATTTTACCACCCCTAAAAAGCAGGAGGAACTCGTTCTTACATTCAGCCGCGGTGGTAAAAATATAACATCCAAAGTACATCCTATTTCAAATGGGGAATTAAAATCATTGCTTTACGACGATTGGATCTACAATAACCATCAGCGTGTAGACAAGCTCAGCAATAACCGTATTGCTTATTCATGCATGAAAAATATGTCTACTGATGAGCTGGACCGCTTCCTTCTGGATATGGTAGAGCAGGAAAACAGGAAAGACGCCGTTATTCTCGATTTACGGTATAATACGGGCGGAAATGTTCATGATAAAGTATTGAATTTCCTTTCTCAAAGACCTTATCTTCAATGGAAATACCGCGAAGGGAAAATAACAACTCAGCCTAATTTTGCACCTTCAGGAAAACCGATTGTTCTTTTGATCAATGAAGCTTCCTTAAGCGATGCTGAAATGACAGCAGCCGGATTCAAAGCGCTTAAACTGGGTAAAATTATCGGTCAGGATACTTATCGCTGGATTATTTTTACTTCAGCAAAAGGCTTGGTTGATGGCTCTTCTTACAGGCTGCCGGCGTGGGGAACTTATACTCTGGACGGACAAAACCTTGAAAAAACCGGTGTGAAACCTGATATTTACGTAAAAAATACCTTCATGGACCGTCTTCAGAACAATGACCCTCAATTGGAAAGAGCTGTTCAGGAAATTCTTAAAGATTTAAAGAAATAA